The stretch of DNA CCTTGGATTTGAACCAGAAACTGCACGTTTACTGGTGCAACAGGCTGCTTTAGGTGCCGCACAAATGGTGGTAAATAACCCACAGTTAGATATCGCGACTCTTCGCCAGCAGGTCACTTCAAAGGGCGGTACTACTGCTGAGGCACTGCGCGTTTTTAATGAACATGGTTTGAGCGAAACTGTAGCTTCAGCTATGCAGGCCGCCATTAAACGTGCCGATGAAATGGAAAAATCACTTTAAAATGATAATCCGGCAATGAATTAGCGGGTTCATTGCCATTTTTCCTTGATTTACTATATGCTAATCCCCAAATATACGGGTGTCGTTATAGCATAATACCGTTTCTCAGATTTCAGTCTGGCTAAGCCAGGGCAGACAATAACCAAGGGTTAACCATGCAATTTTTATCTTTTCTTATTGTAACCGTGCTCGATCTTTACGTATCGGTGCTACTGCTACGGGTATGGATGCAATGGGCAAGAGCCGATTTCTACAATCCATTCTCACAGTTTGTGGTGAAAATCACCCAGCCGATAATTGGACCATTACGCCGTGTCATCCCGTCGATTGGTCCTATCGATACTGCTTCACTACTGGTTGCCTACATCCTTATTCTGTTGAAGTATGTTGTTGGGCTGTGGCTGATTAATCAGGTGCTATTATTCTTCCCGGTTTACCTCCCACTCTCGCTACTGGAACTGCTGACTGCTGCCGGTAAGCTGGTATTCTGGGTTATTATTATCCGTGCGTTGATGAGCTGGATTAGCCAGGGACGCAATCCGGTAGATCAATTGCTTATCCAGCTAACTGAACCACTATTGTCTCCAATTCGTCGCTTACTGCCCTCAATGGGAGGAATCGACCTGTCGCCAATGGTGTTGATCCTGATCCTTTATGCGTTGAATTACCTGAAAGCAGATGTTCTGGCTCTGATTCTGTAATGAGCGCTGTAGAACAACAGTCTGATGCGATTATCCTTCGGCTATATATTCAGCCGAAGGCCAGCCGCGATCAAATTGTTGGTCTGCATGGAGAAGAGTTAAAAGTCGCGATTACCGCCCCGCCGGTTGACGGTCAGGCGAACGCCCATTTGGTTAAGTTTCTGGCTAAACAGTTTCGCGTTGCCAAAGGTATGGTAACGATTGAAAAAGGGGAACTGGGGCGTCATAAGCAGGTAAGAATCGATAATCCACAGCAGGTTCCTGCTGAAATAAAACTCCTGTTACCGGATGCCTGATAACTCAGGCATCCTTTAATATTTCTCTACTGTCTATCAATTAAAATAAATTTTCTGTTTTCAGCAAATCGCACTGATAGTCTTGTATATCTCCGGTATGCCCTGCATTCAGGCCAAAAATATCCAGCCGATTTGCCAACAATAAATACATTGGCCTATCGTTATAGCCAGTGTAAGCCACCAGCGCCAGACCATATTTCTCCATATTATCCGCTGCATCCGATACTTCCGTTGCCAGCCGCTGGAACGGATTGATTTCACGTAACTGAGATTCGGTCAATGTACGGGCAATATAGTGGTGACCATTGATACCATAAGGAACCGATGACCATTTCTCGCTGAAGTTTTCTATCTGGCTTCCCAACTGCGCCTGTATTTCTGGCTTAACGCAGGCAATATGAATGTGCAATTGCTCCTGGCTACGCCCATAGGCTGAATTAACCGCTAATGACACCATTTCCCGGGAAATAGGTTTACCCGCCTGTTGAGCCAGATAGTGGCGAGCTACCCATGCCTGATAGAGGTAATCGGTAGAATCTGGCTGCTGTAATACCTTGCTCTCAATACCATCAATTTTCGCCGTAGGGATTAGCAGAAAATGCAAAGGCCCGTTACGATCTTTAAATATGACGTATCCTCGTTTGGCATCCGGCGTCAAAATCACGTTAATACAGGGAGAAGCTGTTGATGCGCTTAATTGCTGATGAGGAACACATTGCTCACTAACGATCTTCCATAATTCATTTGAGTGACTACGTACCCAGCCCCACCAGATAGCTAAAATTACCAGCGATACAATGATAATCGCGACCAGCCACTTCAGTAATTTAGGCAATCGTTTTTTTCGTTTCATTCTCATCTTCGGAGTGTTAATTGATAGTCTCTCCTGGCAATTATAACACACATGTAACAGTTGGTTTTAATTCAATAAATTATGTTTCTGATTAATAAATGAATAAAACCTATTGATAATATTAAATAAAAAACAAATTACCCTTCATTCAGTGGTCAAAAAACACTCCCCCTTACCATTTTCGCTCATTCACTTACTTCAGTTTGAGTTATGCTATGCGGCTATGAAATATTGAAAAATGAAACACTATTCTATCGCAGGTATACCCTGCCCTGATTAAAACTCGAAATAACAGGTGGACTCCACAATGCAGAAACTGGTGCTTGCAACCGGTAACCCCGGTAAAGTGCGTGAGCTGGCAAATCTTCTGGCTGATTTTGGCTTTGAAGTGATTGCTCAAACCGATCTCGGTGTCGATTCGGCTGAAGAAACCGGATTAACCTTTATTGAGAATGCCATTATTAAAGCACGTCATGCCGCGCAGGTTACCGGTTTGCCCGCCATTGCTGATGATTCAGGTATTGCCGTTGATGTTCTGGGCGGTGCACCCGGTATCTATTCAGCCCGCTATGCCGGCGTTGATGCCAGCGATCAGGCTAACCTGAATAAGCTGCTGGAAACACTGAAAGATGTTCCAAAGGAGCAACGTCAGGCACAATTCCACTGTGTGCTGGTTTATATGCGTCATGCCAACGATCCTATCCCATTAGTTTTTCATGCCAGTTGGCCGGGTGAAGTGCTGTTTAGCCCAGCCGGTGAAGGTGGCTTTGGTTACGATCCTATTTTCTATCTTCCGGAATTAGGCTGTACCGCCGCTGAGTTGAGCAGAGAACATAAAAGTAAGATTTCTCACCGCGGTCAGGCATTGACCATGCTGTTGGATGCCTTGCGTAATGCTTAATCCCCCGCCGCTGAGCCTCTATATTCATATTCCCTGGTGTGTGCAGAAGTGCCCTTACTGCGATTTCAACTCACACGCCTTGAAGGGCGATATTCCCGATATGGATTATGTGGAGCATTTGCTTATCGATCTGGATAACGATTTACCTCTCACCGGTGGCAGGCCTGTCAGTACAATATTTATTGGCGGTGGAACTCCCAGCCTGCTGGGTGCAGAAGCCATGCAGAGACTGTTAGATGGGGTGCGTAGTCGGTTAACGCTGGAGGATAACGCTGAAATTACCATGGAAGCCAATCCGGGAACGGTAGAGGCCGACCGATTTAGAGCCTATCAGCAGGCCGGAGTAAATCGCATCTCTATTGGCGTTCAGAGCTTTAGTCAGCCAAAGCTGGAGCGACTGGGGCGGATACACGGTCCGGAAGAGGCAAAGCGTGCGGCACATCTGGCACAAGGCCTTGGGTTACGCAGCTTCAATCTGGATTTAATGCACGGTTTGCCGGATCAATCACTGGAAGAGGCGTTGGATGACCTGCGGCAGGCCATTGAGTTAGACCCTCCTCATCTATCCTGGTATCAACTCACCATTGAGCCAAATACATTATTTGGTTCACGCCCTCCGGTACTGCCGGACGACGACGCGCTGTGGGATATCTATCAGCGCGGTCATGAATTACTTAGTGCTGCCGGTTATCAGCAGTATGAAACCTCAGCTTACGCCAAACCCGGTTATCAGTGTCAGCACAACCTGAACTACTGGCGTTTTGGTGACTATCTGGGTATTGGCTGCGGAGCGCACGGTAAACTGAGTTTTAGCGACGGGCGAATTATACGCACGGTAAAAACCCGCCATCCCCGTGGTTATATGAACGGTAAGTATCTGGATAAGCAGTACAACGTTGAAGCCGATGAACGACCTTTTGAGTTCTTTATGAACCGATTTCGCCTGCTGGAAGCTGCGCCAAGAGCTGATTTCAGCCGTCTTACCGGGTTGAATGAGAGCGTTATTCGGCAGAATCTTGATAGTGCATTGAAGATGGGGTACCTGACGGAAACCAGTGAGTACTGGCAGGTTACTGAGAAAGGGAAATTATTCCTGAATTCTTTACTCGAATTATTTTTGTAGTTCGCCCTTACTCTTTTCCCTTGACCTTCTCTTTTGACCTGATAGAGCACTGGAATTCAGCCGACAACTGAATGAGGGTAGCACGGCTGGCATGGATGCCAGCCGAGGCGCAGCGACGTCGGGAGCGGCTCTGCGCCGGTGCGTAAGCCCGAATGAAGGCGGAGGGAAGTCGCCTAAGCGACCTGGATTCGTGTGCGAAGGCGCGGGAGTGCAGAGGGAATTCGCCCTAATTCCCTCTGCTCGGCTGCCAGCACCTCAGTCAAACAAAACACTGAAGGTTTAGCAGACGAAACTTACCCTGAGCTACATTTATACTGACAGGATAATTATTGCGGTAATACCTTCAGTAAATTGGCCCGCTGCTGTTCCAGCACCGTAACCTTACCACATGCTTCTTGACCAAACTGGTTGAAGTCTTTTTCCTGCTTCTTCCATTCGTCTTTAATTTGCTGCTGTAAGCCACCCAGGCTGCCTAATACTGCCTGTAAAGGATTGCCTGACTTACCGGCTTTAGCCACTTGCTGGATACCCAGTTCGTTAATGCTGTCCTGTAACACACCACCCAGAGTATTTTGCATAATCACCTGACCATTAGCTTCAACTTGTGAAACGGCCTGATGGTGAAAAGCTAAACCTCCCGGACGAGGCTCCAGTACTTTTTCCATCTCTTTAGTCAGTTCTGAACTCAGAGTGACTAAACGTTTACGCACATTACTCTCGGTACCCAATTGTTTAACAATCACGTTATCCAGTGCACTCTGAGCGATCTTCAGGCGTGAACGAACACCGTCGTTAATATAAGGCAAATCGGTACGCAAATTAGTTTGATAGCTCACCGCCTGAGCGCGAGCCGCATCAGAAAGAGTTAATACTTTACCATTACGGGTCACATCACCATTCTTACCAATTACCAGCTCACCGCTGGCACCAGCAACTTTAACCGTATCCTGGTTAATAAAAATATCATCCTGTGGTTTTACATTACATTCATAAGCCGCTTGCGCCTGCCAGGCCATCAACAGCAAAAGGGCCGCGCCGGTTTTTCGTAACATAATTATTCCTCAATGGTTAATGCGAAATCGTACTTTTGTAGGTTCAACCAGACTATAGACATCAGAGTCCGTCAGGTGTTCATCAAATCGGGGGGATTAACTGAAAAATAGCAGAATTAGTCAAAGCTGTTCAGCGCCATGGATAATCAACCTTACCCAAAACTGAAAACTATCAGGGGGAAATTCTTCCCCCTGACTTAACCATTACTCTTCGTAATAGTTAATATCCATCAGCTCACTGGCTTTTACATCCAGCATGCCTTTGTCTTCCAGCCAGTTAGTCACGATACCACGGTGTTCTTCGGTGCATTTACCGATCTTTTGCAGGCATACCAGACCATCCCACTTCAGATAGCCGCCGCCCTCAAAGGAGAGGTCGTGGGCTTCAAACACTTCGTTGATAAAGTTATCAATTGTTGCGTCGATCTTCTCAACTGCGGTTCCTTCAGGAAATGCCCAGCTAATTAAAAATCCGATTTCCTGAAACTCATCGATACGCATTTTTTTACGTAAACGACGACTACGTTGATGTGCCATTATTCACTCCTCTCAAACATCAAATCCCATACACCATGCCCTAAACGATGGCCACGTAACTCAAACTTAGTTAACGGGCGAGAATCAGGACGTGGCACATAAGTACCATCAACCGACAGATTACGATATGCCGGAATCGCGTTCATCACTTCTAACATATGCTCTGCATAATTTTCCCAGTCGGTGGCCATATGAAACACACCACCCACCTTTAATTTTTTCAGTATCGCCATAGCAAACGGCGTCTGGAGAATTCGGCGCTTATGATGGCGCGCTTTATGCCACGGATCGGGGAAGAACAGCTGAACCATATCCAGAGAAGCGTCAGGAATCATCTTATCCAGCACTTCGACCGCATCATGGCACATTACCCGCAGGTTCCCTACTCCGGCTTCATGAGCCGAAGACAGACAGGCACCGACACCCGGACTATGAACTTCAATCCCCAGAAAATCTTGCTGCGGGTTATCCTGCGCCATTTTGACCAGCGACATCCCCATACCAAAGCCGATTTCCAGAGTGACCGGTGCTTCACGACCAAACACTTCTGACAGGTTTAGAGGTTCTGGTTGAAACTCTACCCCCATTATTGGCCAGTAGTTATCCAGCGCGTATTGCTGGCCTTTTGTCAGCCGCCCCTGACGGCGAACAAAGCTACGAATGCGGCGCATCGCGCGGCCGTCTTCATTAAATTCAGGGGAAATGACATCGTTAATCATAAAAAATTCTGTTTATACCGGCCGCTGTTAATTGTTAATGATGAAGATAAAATTTTCAGGCTGGCATCATACCCTATATTGCCTTAATCCTTAAACAATCCGCGACAATCCATCCGGGTTATTCTGCATGATTATCTCAGGTTAAGGTTTACTCTGGCTGATGTCTGTGCTGGAATCACGCCATCTGTTTTATTCTCCGAGAAATGTCACATTTATATGATGCAAGCAAAGCCATTTGCACAGGCCGTTTTGAGCTGGTACCAAAAATTTGGTCGTAAGACCCTACCCTGGCAAATTGAAAAAACGCCCTATCATGTCTGGCTTTCTGAAGTCATGCTGCAACAAACGCAGGTCACTACTGTAATCCCTTATTTTCAGCGTTTTATTGCTCAATTCCCCGATATTAACTCACTGGCGGCAGCGCCAACGGATGAAGTATTACACCTCTGGACGGGCCTTGGTTATTACGCCAGAGCGCGTAATCTGCATAAAGCAGCAAAAACTATTGCCTCACAGCATCAAGGTATCTTCCCGACAGATTTTGATACCGTACACGACCTGCCGGGCATTGGCCGTTCTACCGCCGGAGCCATACTCTCCCTCTCTCTTAACCAGCACTATCCGATTCTTGATGGCAATGTAAAACGGGTAATCGCCCGTTGCTATGCCATAGAAGGCTGGCCGGGTAAGAAAGAAGTGGAAAAACGGCTTTGGGATATCAGTACTGAAGTCACACCAGCAGAGGGTGTAGCTCAATTCAATCAGGCCATGATGGACCTCGGTGCGCTGGTTTGTACCCGCTCTCGCCCTAAATGCGAACTGTGCCCGCTCAATTCAGGCTGTATTGCCTATGCCAATCAAAGCTGGGCAGACTATCCGGGGAAAAAACCAAAACAAAAAATACCGGAGAAAAACGCATGGTTCCTGTTACTTAAGAACAATGATAAAGTCTGGCTGGAACAACGACCGGATGTCGGGCTCTGGGGAGGACTTTACTGCTTCCCTCAGTTTAGCGATTGGACTTCGCTGACCCACTGGCTGGAACAGCGGGGAATGTCTGCCAACGATTTAAAACAGCAGACGGCTTTCCGCCATACCTTCAGCCATTTCCATCTGGATATTACGCCGATGTTGCTTAATATGGTGCCCGGTCAGCGCTGTCAGGAAGAGAGTCAGGGTATGTGGTACAACCTGACTCAACCGCCATCCGTCGGGCTGGCAACGCCAGTTGAACGATTACTTAATCAGCTTAAAAATGAACACGAGGATTAGCATGAGCAGAACCATTTTCTGTACTTACCTGCAAAAAGAAGCCGAAGGGCAAGACTTCCAGCTTTATCCTGGTGAATTAGGCAAACGGATTTTTAACGAGATTTCAAAAGAAGCATGGGCACTATGGATGAGCAAACAAACCATGCTTATCAATGAAAAGAAATTGAATATGATGGACCCGGAGCACCGTAAATTACTGGAACAAGAAATGGTGAATTTCCTGTTTGAAGGTAAAGATGTCCACATCGATGGTTACACACCACCAAGTCAATAATCTTTGTTTTGAATAATGCGCCATTAAAAAATGATCATTAATTTAAAAAGAATCTGCGCGCTACTGCTGATAGCGCCTTTGCTGGTCTCGTGTGGGGGCGGCAGTAAGAAAAAACCACAGGATGACGACAGATATATTAAAGACACCAATGCGTTCGATATTCTGATGGGCCAGTTTGCCCATAACGTCGAAAACATCTGGGGAATGCATGAAGTCCTGATCGCCGGTCCTAAAGATTATGTGAAATATACCGATCAATATCGTACCCGTAGCCATATTAACTTTGATGCCGGTGTTATCACCGTGGAAACTCTGGCCACAGAGAGCCCTGAAAACAATCTGCGTCAGGCTATTGTGACCACCTTGCTAATGGGTGAAGATCCACAAACCACCGATCTCTATTCGGACGCTAACGATATTCAAATCAGTAAAGAACCGTTCCTGTATGGTCAGGTGCTGGATCAGGATGGTAATACCATTCGCTGGCAATGGCGCGCCACACATTTTGCTGACTATATTATCCAGACTAAGCTGAAGAAGCGTTCCTCCGGGCTGCGGGTAATCTGGTCGGTGGATATTCCGCTGGTAGCTAACCACCTGGATAAGCGGGCCCATAAATACCTGCCGTTGGTGCGTAAAGCCGCCCGTAAATATAATGTTGAAGAGTCGCTGATTCTGGCAATTATGCAAACCGAGTCCAGCTTTAACCCTTACGCCGTCAGCCGTTCTGATGCACTGGGGCTGATGCAAGTAATGCAGCACACTGCTGGTCGTGATGTATTTAAAATGCAGGGTAAATCAGGACAACCAAGCCGTAACTTCCTGTTCGATCCGGAAAGCAATATTGATACCGGCACGGCTTACCTGTCGATTCTGCAAAACAGCTATCTGGGTGGAATTACTAACCCTACATCGCGCCGATATGCGGTTATTACTGCCTATAACGGTGGTGCAGGTAGCGTATTGCGCGTGTTCTCCAGCGACCGCAATAAAGCGCCGGATGTGATTAACCGTATGTCACCAGGTGATGTGTATGAAACACTGACCACCAAGCATCCATCGGCTGAGTCACGTAATTATCTGAATAAAGTGAATACGGCACAGAAGAATTATCGGAGATAATCCATTCATGTCGCTGTCAGTTAAGGCTGTCAGCGGCATAAATTAAACAATAAGGAATCCTGTTATGGGTGGTATCAGCTTACCGCAGATTATCGGCATCGTTGTCGCCGTTGCTATCGTTATCTTCTGGCAAAAACGTCAGCGTGAGAAAATGGCTGCACAACAACGTGAATTAGACAATAAGCAGCAAAATAACCAAGAGTGATCTCAGATTTCTTAGTCTACTGATAAACCTAATAAATCAGCATCAAGAGATATTCCGGCCGTAAATGCATAGTGCTTATATTTCTTTTGTGCGCGGCCGGAAAACAATTTGTACTTGGTATTGGAGTGCGTTGGGCCTAGCCGGGTTAGGGGCGCTTCGTTGGCTGACGCCAAGTCGACCCCAACACCCGTCTCTCCCAACGATTAGCTTTTTTAAGGCACAAAACAGGACCAGATAAAACCGGCAAATAATCGATATTGCCGGTTTTTTAATGGGTTTACATCACCGTAGGCAAACCTGTAAAAACTGATATTATTCTGTTTTAGTTTTCAATCACTCAACCATTAAATCGTGACGCAAAAAGACACTCCGTCACCGCAGTATTAAAGGAATATACTGATGAATGTGGAATTGGATGTTAATGGCCTTAGCTATATCGCCACATTTCCGGATAAGGATATACGGGATCTTCATCTGCCTTTATTGCGGATGTTGACTGAATTCCAACGACGTAAAAAACAGCGTCTGATTGTCTTTCTTGCTGCGCCTCCCGGCGTTGGTAAATCAACCCTGACCAGCTTTTGGCAAATCCTGTCGCGTCAGGATATGGATCTAAAAGATCTGCAAGGGCTGCCAATGGACGGTTTTCACCGTTATAACAGCTATCTGGATGAGCATAATCTTCGCGCTCGTAAAGGCGCACCCGAAACCTTCGATTTAGGCCTGCTGAAAGACTATATCGCGACACTACAGCAACCGGACGCACGTTGGCCTGCTTATGACCGTAATCTTCACGATCCGGTGCATAACGCTATTGAGGTCACATCTCCTATTCTGGTCATTGAAGGCAACTGGTTATTGCTGAAAGAACCAGGTTGGCAGGAGCTGGTAGCCCTGTGCGATTACAGTATTTTTATTGGCAGCCCAATAGAAAACCTGAAGCAGCGTCTGATTGAGCGAAAAATGAAAGGCGGATTAAGCTATCAGGATGCAGAAAACTTCTTTGAAAATTCAGATGCGCTTAACGTCCAACGCGTATTAAACAATAGTCAGCGAGCGGATATGACGCTGATGCTGCTACCTGATGGCTCCTATAGTACCGTTGATATCAATATTCTTGATTGATGCTAATCTGGCATAGCAAATCATGAAGTCGTTGCTTCAGAGATATAAAAAATACAGTAACGAGTTGCGGAACTATTCCTGCTGACAGGTACATATTGCACCGTTTTAAAGTGCTTATCTTATCAAGTCATATGTTTTACAGATCGTTATTACCAACGAACTATATCCTCTGCCGGTAAAAGCCAGACACGGCCAGTACTTTGACAGGGATACCTGATTTTTGCTCAAATACTGAAACGTTTTTTCATTCTTATATGTTGGTTACCGGAGCAACCGCTAATGTCCCGTCCACTATTATTAAAACTATTATGCCTTTTGTCTGGCTTGATGATACCTGCCACCAGCTTCGCGGCAGATATTGATGGTTCAACACTGAGTCTGGGATGGGGTATTCCATTTGTTGGTATTCTGTTGTCGATTGCACTCTGCCCATTGATCATCCCCACTATCTGGCATCATCATTTTGGCAAAATCACCGCCTTATGGTCGGTACTGTTTCTGGTTCCGTTTGCCATCACGTTTGGCATGAGCACCAGTATCGGATTAGTCGCCCATGCCATTCTGGCAGAATATATCCCTTTTATTATCTTGCTGTTTGCCCTGTTTACCGTGTCTGGCGGCATTTTAGTTAAAGGTAATCTGCACGGTTCACCTAAATTAAATACCGCCCTGCTGGCCATTGGTGCGATTCTTGCCTCACTGATGGGAACCACCGGAGCGGCAATGCTGCTGATTCGTCCTCTGATCAGAGCAAACGATAATCGTAAGCACCGGGTGCATGTGATTATTTTCTTCATCTTCCTGGTGGCTAATATCGGTGGTGGTCTTACACCGCTGGGAGATCCTCCACTGTTTATTGGTTTTCTGAAAGGCGTCGACTTTTTCTGGACCGCTAAACATATGCTGCTACCGGTTTTAATCAGTACTCTGGTATTGCTGACGCTGTTCTATTTGGTGGATAGCTACTATTACAAACGTGAAGATGAGATTCTGCCGAACGATCCAACCCCCGACTCTAAATTACGCCTGTACGGTAAATTTAATTTTATTCTGCTATTGGCGGTAGTTGGCAGCGTTTTACTCTCCGGCTTCTGGAAGTCTGGCGTGGAGTTCAGCGTACTGGGTGTACATATGGAATTACAGAATATCACTCGTGACATTCTGCTACTGGTGATCGCTGCTCTGTCGATGATGTTAACCGCCAAACAGGTTCGCTCAGCCAATCAGTTTAGCTGGGAACCCATTCTGGAAGTAGGTAAGCTGTTTGCCGGTATCTTTATTACTATCGGCCCGGTATTAGCTATCCTGCGGGCAGGACAGGATGGTCATATGGCCGGACTGGTTGCCATGGTTTCTGACTCGGAAGGTGCGCCAATCAACGCCATGTATTTCTGGCTGTCCGGAGCACTGTCCGGATTTCTGGATAACGCCCCAACCTATCTGGTGTTCTTTAATCTGGCTGCCGGTGATGCCGCAACGCTGATGGGTCCACTACAGCAAACGCTGCTGGCCATCTCGATGGGTTCAGTATTTATGGGTGCACTGACCTATATTGGTAATGCGCCAAACTTTATGGTGAAGAGTATTGC from Limnobaculum xujianqingii encodes:
- a CDS encoding YggT family protein, which gives rise to MQFLSFLIVTVLDLYVSVLLLRVWMQWARADFYNPFSQFVVKITQPIIGPLRRVIPSIGPIDTASLLVAYILILLKYVVGLWLINQVLLFFPVYLPLSLLELLTAAGKLVFWVIIIRALMSWISQGRNPVDQLLIQLTEPLLSPIRRLLPSMGGIDLSPMVLILILYALNYLKADVLALIL
- the yggU gene encoding DUF167 family protein YggU; the encoded protein is MSAVEQQSDAIILRLYIQPKASRDQIVGLHGEELKVAITAPPVDGQANAHLVKFLAKQFRVAKGMVTIEKGELGRHKQVRIDNPQQVPAEIKLLLPDA
- a CDS encoding CDP-diacylglycerol diphosphatase codes for the protein MKRKKRLPKLLKWLVAIIIVSLVILAIWWGWVRSHSNELWKIVSEQCVPHQQLSASTASPCINVILTPDAKRGYVIFKDRNGPLHFLLIPTAKIDGIESKVLQQPDSTDYLYQAWVARHYLAQQAGKPISREMVSLAVNSAYGRSQEQLHIHIACVKPEIQAQLGSQIENFSEKWSSVPYGINGHHYIARTLTESQLREINPFQRLATEVSDAADNMEKYGLALVAYTGYNDRPMYLLLANRLDIFGLNAGHTGDIQDYQCDLLKTENLF
- a CDS encoding XTP/dITP diphosphatase, with protein sequence MQKLVLATGNPGKVRELANLLADFGFEVIAQTDLGVDSAEETGLTFIENAIIKARHAAQVTGLPAIADDSGIAVDVLGGAPGIYSARYAGVDASDQANLNKLLETLKDVPKEQRQAQFHCVLVYMRHANDPIPLVFHASWPGEVLFSPAGEGGFGYDPIFYLPELGCTAAELSREHKSKISHRGQALTMLLDALRNA
- the hemW gene encoding radical SAM family heme chaperone HemW, with translation MLNPPPLSLYIHIPWCVQKCPYCDFNSHALKGDIPDMDYVEHLLIDLDNDLPLTGGRPVSTIFIGGGTPSLLGAEAMQRLLDGVRSRLTLEDNAEITMEANPGTVEADRFRAYQQAGVNRISIGVQSFSQPKLERLGRIHGPEEAKRAAHLAQGLGLRSFNLDLMHGLPDQSLEEALDDLRQAIELDPPHLSWYQLTIEPNTLFGSRPPVLPDDDALWDIYQRGHELLSAAGYQQYETSAYAKPGYQCQHNLNYWRFGDYLGIGCGAHGKLSFSDGRIIRTVKTRHPRGYMNGKYLDKQYNVEADERPFEFFMNRFRLLEAAPRADFSRLTGLNESVIRQNLDSALKMGYLTETSEYWQVTEKGKLFLNSLLELFL
- a CDS encoding DUF2884 family protein translates to MLRKTGAALLLLMAWQAQAAYECNVKPQDDIFINQDTVKVAGASGELVIGKNGDVTRNGKVLTLSDAARAQAVSYQTNLRTDLPYINDGVRSRLKIAQSALDNVIVKQLGTESNVRKRLVTLSSELTKEMEKVLEPRPGGLAFHHQAVSQVEANGQVIMQNTLGGVLQDSINELGIQQVAKAGKSGNPLQAVLGSLGGLQQQIKDEWKKQEKDFNQFGQEACGKVTVLEQQRANLLKVLPQ
- a CDS encoding YggL family protein, giving the protein MAHQRSRRLRKKMRIDEFQEIGFLISWAFPEGTAVEKIDATIDNFINEVFEAHDLSFEGGGYLKWDGLVCLQKIGKCTEEHRGIVTNWLEDKGMLDVKASELMDINYYEE
- the trmB gene encoding tRNA (guanosine(46)-N7)-methyltransferase TrmB — translated: MINDVISPEFNEDGRAMRRIRSFVRRQGRLTKGQQYALDNYWPIMGVEFQPEPLNLSEVFGREAPVTLEIGFGMGMSLVKMAQDNPQQDFLGIEVHSPGVGACLSSAHEAGVGNLRVMCHDAVEVLDKMIPDASLDMVQLFFPDPWHKARHHKRRILQTPFAMAILKKLKVGGVFHMATDWENYAEHMLEVMNAIPAYRNLSVDGTYVPRPDSRPLTKFELRGHRLGHGVWDLMFERSE
- the mutY gene encoding A/G-specific adenine glycosylase; translated protein: MMQAKPFAQAVLSWYQKFGRKTLPWQIEKTPYHVWLSEVMLQQTQVTTVIPYFQRFIAQFPDINSLAAAPTDEVLHLWTGLGYYARARNLHKAAKTIASQHQGIFPTDFDTVHDLPGIGRSTAGAILSLSLNQHYPILDGNVKRVIARCYAIEGWPGKKEVEKRLWDISTEVTPAEGVAQFNQAMMDLGALVCTRSRPKCELCPLNSGCIAYANQSWADYPGKKPKQKIPEKNAWFLLLKNNDKVWLEQRPDVGLWGGLYCFPQFSDWTSLTHWLEQRGMSANDLKQQTAFRHTFSHFHLDITPMLLNMVPGQRCQEESQGMWYNLTQPPSVGLATPVERLLNQLKNEHED
- a CDS encoding oxidative damage protection protein, which encodes MSRTIFCTYLQKEAEGQDFQLYPGELGKRIFNEISKEAWALWMSKQTMLINEKKLNMMDPEHRKLLEQEMVNFLFEGKDVHIDGYTPPSQ
- the mltC gene encoding membrane-bound lytic murein transglycosylase MltC; the protein is MIINLKRICALLLIAPLLVSCGGGSKKKPQDDDRYIKDTNAFDILMGQFAHNVENIWGMHEVLIAGPKDYVKYTDQYRTRSHINFDAGVITVETLATESPENNLRQAIVTTLLMGEDPQTTDLYSDANDIQISKEPFLYGQVLDQDGNTIRWQWRATHFADYIIQTKLKKRSSGLRVIWSVDIPLVANHLDKRAHKYLPLVRKAARKYNVEESLILAIMQTESSFNPYAVSRSDALGLMQVMQHTAGRDVFKMQGKSGQPSRNFLFDPESNIDTGTAYLSILQNSYLGGITNPTSRRYAVITAYNGGAGSVLRVFSSDRNKAPDVINRMSPGDVYETLTTKHPSAESRNYLNKVNTAQKNYRR
- a CDS encoding nucleoside/nucleotide kinase family protein translates to MNVELDVNGLSYIATFPDKDIRDLHLPLLRMLTEFQRRKKQRLIVFLAAPPGVGKSTLTSFWQILSRQDMDLKDLQGLPMDGFHRYNSYLDEHNLRARKGAPETFDLGLLKDYIATLQQPDARWPAYDRNLHDPVHNAIEVTSPILVIEGNWLLLKEPGWQELVALCDYSIFIGSPIENLKQRLIERKMKGGLSYQDAENFFENSDALNVQRVLNNSQRADMTLMLLPDGSYSTVDINILD